TAAAGATTTAAGAgtatgttattttaagtgtatcAAGGATCAGTTTATtccccttcatttcctgaatcaagtAACATTCCCAGCAAGACTCAACtaccagatccactttgtttgaccaatcaaaGCATCCAATCAAGCTGCAGAAGGGAACCATAAGGAAGTAACATTAAGCTACTGAGCGCCATTTGGAAAAATAttataccaaagataattttagAGACATACAAAAACTACACgatggtcaacaaaaaacaacctgCAGTATGCAAAACCTATGGGTTGAAAATTACAGTCTTTCATCTTCTGCCGACCTTTGAATTTGCACAAAGAATAGTAAGTCAAAGCTAATATTAGTGTGATTAGCgagctaatgcttagctaatgttagcttaacaAATGCATTCGCATCCCAGCTCGTCAAATATCATCGTTTTGCCAGTGGACATTAACATCTAAATATGACACGCTAGGTATCATCCTGCATTAGGGgcacagtctttttcaaaatacacttacagtGTTGGCAAAATACCTAATTTttacgtttatttccttgtgcaacaaaaacatgtagtcagatctaggaaaaaaaacatcatggttttgGCTTAACATAGAAAGTAAACACAGGGCTCacaggtgaaagtccggggtttgttggacccatccaactCCCCTCCCACCCACTATACAGGGACTTTTCTGGTCTTTATATGACACTGTTTCCAGCGGTGTTACAAGCTGACGCCGCCCATCGCCATATCATATTGCCgcgaaaggtgcctttgtgcgcAGGTATCTGACAATGAAATAACTGACAAAGTGGTTGTACGTGATGAGTTTAGGCTACGCTACCTGTCCAACGTTGTTGCAGTAGTAATGTCTTGTCAATGgatggcacccacctgtcactcaaagccgCCACGTATTGCTTAACTTTAAGCCAtaacaacatttaaacaggtgagttctTTAAAgattcacccctgtacagttgtcatgaatgttgaaattagctacagagaccaaactgttttttgcacccggctgtaaacatgtttatttctgctgtaaagttaagcattttaacatagaggtctatgaggattgacttgctcttggagccagcctcaagtggacattagaggaactgcagtttttgccatTTCTGtattgtcttcatttttttgcCCCAGAGGTCGCTGCTTGATACAACCACAGTGCGTGAAGCAAAATGTATAATCTGACTGTGTTGAAGTTATGTTTCTCTTTTATGCAATTATAAATCTGCAGGTTTGGGGTGGACGTGCATGACTTTGGGAAGAGCTGGAGGAGTGGGCTGGCATTCCTGGCCATGATTAAGTCTTTAAACCCAGCCTTGGTTGACCTGAGGGAGAGTCTGTCCAGAGAGCCAAGAGAAAACATTCAGCTGGCCTTCACGATAGCCAGTCACAGTTTGGATATTCCACCTCTGCTGGAGCCTGAAGGTAAAGACTTGCTGAGTAGAAAGGACTTCACATTGACCCATTTTCATCCACAAAGACAAATACCCTTCTGCACCTTTGCCCACTTAGCGTAGGTGCTAGAGGCCCGTAAGGTATAATGATACCACCTATTAAAAGGTCGTAGAAGTTAATCAAAAACACCTTGCAAACCAATTCAGAAGTTGATCTTGCCAGAAATGAGCAACATTGCTGTGTGCCAGTGTGACTGTATCTTCAGTACCACACAGAGGCTCAAACTGGCCCTCCAACAGCAGGATGGTCTCTTTAGTAACAGTCCACCTTGCTAACGTGTGAAAACTGTCTATTCTTCTTTCCGCAGATGTGTTGGGCACTTCACCAGATGAGCGGTCCATCATCACCTATGTGTCCATGTTCCTGACGGATTACTCAGGCACAGACAAGGTTAGTACGGCTCTGAATAGTTTGGCATTGTTGCTTTTCATCCTTATTGCTGAGCGTTAGATGATAAAATTAATACAATACTCATATCAGtcagttaaatatgaagctaccacCAGCCAGACGGAACAGACGGGGAGCTACAGAGTCATATAAACaccttaaaaaaatgaaatactggACCTGTCCTTTAATATCTAGGTGATGTATCAATCTTCCATCTAACTCTCACTAATAAACTCTACATTACAGTGTCATACAGCAGATCTTGGAGTTCTTGAGATCCCAAATTTTGGATCGCTTGACTCCGTCAGCTTTGGAAAGACCCTCGCTGATGACCCAGAGGCCCAAGCTTTGCTCCAAGGCATGGAGAAGTCCAGTGAGCAGGGACTGTGGAAACGATGGGCCAGAAGATCCTCAGGGAGCCCCCGCACCACCCTGCTTTCTGCAAGTGAGGCCACGTCACCGTTCAATAAAAAGACAAGCAGGAGTCGAGGCATTTTACAGCCACCCAGTCCGCTGGATGCAGGCATTGGCAGCCCGGAGATCCGATCATGGATGGAGAAAGCGTCTGCGGAGCAGAGCTACAGCAAGCCAAGAGTGGATGAAAGTCACTTTTCTTTGAGCTCAGAGGAAGGAATCTACAACTTGTCAGCACTGGACTCAGATGAGGAAGAAGCCTACAGCTACATCCTGGATCTGAATAAAGAGGTTTTCCCACCGTATAATCAGCTGAAGAGACAAGTGCCAAGAGTtgaggaggaaacagaggaagaaATGCTCCTGAACGGACAGCAGACTGAAGAGTTGGCACATCTGGAGATATTTGAGACGTTAAACGGCAGCGAATCTAAACATCAAGAAGGCTCACTGGAACAAAATGTTGATTCAGAAGTCAGGGCTCAGTCAGTCCTTCACAGGGCGTTTGATAGGGACACAGATGAAAGTAGTTCCAGAGAGACGGCAAACGGCATAGCTGTGTTTGACGTGCAGCCAGAGGAAGACAGCACAGAGGAACGTAAAGATGAGACAGTTGTTCGAGGACAGAGTAATGATGATGGCAATCATtgtgaggaagagaaggaggaggagaagacagaAAATACTAGATTGGTGAAATGTGGTGAAAGAGAGGCTCTGGTGGATGAAACCGAGAACACAAAGCTTCTTGAAGCAGCTAGTTGGAAGACAGAGGTTGAGGATGACACTGATAGAGGGCTTTTTGAAAAATGTGGACAAGtgagtgaaaagaaaacaatggaCGAAGAAGATGAGGCAGAGAATGTGACGATATTTAAGGAAGTCCAGGACAGAATGTTAGGGAGAGAAAAAGCGGAAGAGGATAGTGTAAAAGAGGAAGACGGTCAGCAGAGTGTTGTGAGCTCAGAAAGCTTTAAGGTCGgagtaaatgaaaaaatattaactGACGAGGTTGTATGTGGGGCAAGATGGGCCGGAGCGACTCATGCAAAAGAACAAAATGACGGGAAAGACGATGCCCCTGAAATGGAAGATTTAACTTGTGAAGATGAAGACAAGGACAGATACAGTGCTGAAGTCATGAATTCAGTGGATTCTGAAGCAGTgagaacagaagaggagaaagacagggaaTTAAGGATTAAAAGACATAAGCTCACTGAGAAGACAGCGACAACAACAGACCATCCCAATGAAACAGCCCAAAAAAATGACACTAATGGAGGTGTTAACGTCCATGATGGTGAGCGATGGACTCCTGCCTATGGTGCAACTTCTCCATCATTCAGGTAGGTCATGGCATTTATGATGTACTcctgtggttcccaactggtccagccatgaggtccagatttctccttagccattagttcaaggtcaacacagtttaatacattcagcgtcatacttgtgttcggccatgtcatcgagctagtttgctgtctctgtcaagaagctgtccattagtcactgaCTCTAcggcaggaaacggcacttcaaaataaaagtgcagtgccagaaattcactgtacttaaaaatgaagtATGTTTTTTACGAACTTGACACGTTTgggagtcacttgcggtccattcagaatggacccaagacccaccagttgggaaccactgatctactTAACTTGCTTTGCCCAAGGGCCACTCATGctaaatgacaggaggccaggagCTAgttcataaacaaacactttctactatctatgcagtagaaagacacacaTACCCAATTGAAATTTGTGCTACTTGGgggaaacagagaaagaggacTGTGGCatcacttttgctcaagaggtagaaaaccaaCAACTACCGCAATGCACTGCACCAAACCAGACAAAGAAAGGCAcccgctggtgggtgatgtaatgctgAACTGACACAATGGTGGCCGGCTGGCaacaaacaagagaaaacatCCACCTGTAGAGCTGGAGAACTGCCGTTTTTAGACGTGCACACATGCGAGTTTCAGAGCCACCGTTCTAGATGCCAGTACCAGACCCTCAATCCAAGTGTAACCTCTTTCTCGGTGTCAACTTACCGGCTCCGAACCGTAGTTGGGAACAGGCTGgctttttaacattatttttagCTTTGCTGGTCAGTAGCTGGTAACTAGCCTCTAGCAGTCTGGACCAGTCTGCAAAAGGAAGGATGGCGAGGCATTCGGGTGCCGTTCACGCCCTGAGCTtatctagacacttaattccagagatggggactcgagtcattgtgacttggactcgagtcgacgcgagtcgctgttttgatgacctgtgacttgacttgacaacaaataaaagacttgagacttgactcggacttggaagttaaagactcgggacttgacttgacttgagacacgatgacttgaatgacttgagtgttattcacatcatgttttcggttagaatacaaaattaataaattaattaaaaaaataatgttgattacctggtaggagcgcaggctgagaatggcgttgtcatgattggatcactaccctgtcaatcagtcatgccctctctacgtaccttacgtgtttattggagaaacaggccctcttatatcagataggcatcaacatgtcagcgggaggggtaccgagagtcatcgtcttcggctttcggaattaccattattacggcaaaagacgaacagcacagtgcaagacatgcggcataaacatctcggacagccaggcgacaacttcaaactttgttcgtcatttgaagagccattctgcccagtaagtgcttgtcaattagctaatattatctggttagtcggtagttagctaacgttagcttgatacgatacgggggtggggtgggggggtgggtcggtttggtggaacttgttttttaatttatttgctaacattaaccccagaaaacgtgagcgaacattccgaccggttcatcacaagaccggctgtacgttttatgaacgagcaacacagggttaaatgagctaaatgggtgattttggccgctgccttggttagtgtgtgtgtgtgtgtgtgtgtgtgtgtgtgtgtgtgtgtgtgtgcgcgcgcacgcaTGGGGGTCGTCCCTTCAAAGTAAACATTATTCTACTGCTATCATCACTCGTTGCTGTGTgcgtcttcaccatgacacccgAGAGAGCTGctttcctccacacacacactgaagcacaCATCACAGCCTCACACCGCCCTTAAAAGGTGAGCCGGTAACACAAGACACACTGTAGGGtttgtgaaaacattaaaatgcctttattttacatggaaatatagatttaaaaaacagaccAAGGCGTTGTGTCTCACGGGTCTTCATTAGGGTTGCACTGGtctttttttatctgtattGCCATATAAAATAAAGGCATttaaatttagtttagtttgtgttattgagtGACTTTCAGAGCCGAACTAAGGTGGCATCCACAGCAGTATGTCGGTTTATATGCAGCAACGACATCATGCAGAAGCCTACACAGGTCATGtggagaaaaagttttcagaaGGGCATGGCAAATAGCATTTGGTGCTTAAATATAAGTACTTAAGCCAAACTTTAGATTTTTTGGATTTGAATACATCAGGAACACTTCTGAAAGCTACAGAATcacataaaaacactttaacatgCTGTGTTTACTTTCTATTTCTTCATAATAAACATGACCATAAAATGCCTATTTCCAGTCTGAATCCATCACTCCTGTGTTTTATCTCCTCTCCAACAGAGCAGAGGGATTCACTCTTCACTCTTCAGCCGCCTCTTGTGACATAACCCCATCAGAGCTGGAAATGCTCGTGGTCCTGTGGATCCTGCTCTTCTGCTGCTTCATCCTACCTCAGCTGAACTTCTGAGTCTCTCCTGCGGTGCTCCCTCCCTATTAAGATATGCTTATTAGCCCAGTTCCCACTAACGAGCCAAACAAGGACACTCAGGGCTGACTCTTTATCTGTGTCACTAAATTTCCCTCAAGGCAACATTTAATGATTGTGTTTGCTTTTTCGCTGCCAGCAGAAATAATTTGTCTTTTGGGTTATagtttcagataaaacacatgaaTGCTGTTATCTCCATTATGACTCAGTTTGTCAGATACTTGGTCTCACACAACTCAAATTATCAgacatggttttttttttttctgcatgtcCAAAATTctctgtttgatttattttttctggcaGAAATCCTCCTTTCAATTTCAGTTGACTTTATCGACCACATGGAGGCAGCGCAGCATCACAGCAGAGACTGTCTCAGACGACAGACCGTCTCTGCAGCATTCTGTCGACTGCTGAGAATCCCATCTGACCTGCTGTTTAATTAGAAGCTGTATTGACACGCTGAGATTAAGCAGATAATATTTAATGAGCACTTTGACATTTCGCACTCAGAACGTAtacattgtcattgttttgatCAACAATGTTGACTTTTTACTTGACTTTTCTGTGACTATGagatataaataataatttgtacTCTCATGTATCTTCTGGTCCTTTCCATGAGGTCAAATCAGAAATCAGCCTTGTAAATATTCTATTTGAAGGTGCTGTAGATGCAATGGGGGAATTAGTATTCaacatgtcaacatttttttcattaaacataTTCTCAATGCAGCTATTCACATGAAATTTACACAAGACATTGACATTAACTCAGTAAAATTGCACAGCAAACGGAATCGTAACATTTCCAACCATAAAAATATATGTGcaataaagtgtaaaaacatagggaaaaaagttttgaacacaccaactgaaatgtttttttttaaaacaatcaaacatttatatcattatttctgctttaaataaAGCAAACAGGTATTAAAGAAACTTTATGAAATGatataaagaagaaaaacagacgtacaaatcaacattttttttttttttctttaaatacatttgGTGTGATATTCtaactcagtgtttcccaactggtgggtcgtggtccaaaagtgggtcagtTATTTTTGACTCTTTCCCCACCATTGACGAGATATTCCGGCAATccgtgttttcactgttataagataggggtcgctgttacacatcttgtaAAATAGAACAGCACTCCCGTatccaaaaacaaatgaagaagaCAATCTGCTGGAAACCGGAAGGAGATGTTGTAGCTTGTGACTGCACGAAAATGCGGATGACGACGGAAAGCTGTGGAGATGTTGATGGACTCGGACAccgtcacttcctgttttgatctACATTCTGAATCTGATTTGGACAAAGAAGCACACGAGTTTGGTGGGACGAAGCGGGATCTCCATGGtggtgacagtgacacacgGACAAGATGACCACAGAGGAGGCAGAGACAACACAACACTGTGAGGACCTTGAAtgaatgactaaggagaaatctggaccagttgggaaccactggtctaactCATGTCGTTCAAACAATCTGATGCTGACCTCATAACACCTTTTCATCCTCAGAGACCAAATTCATTTGTTACCATAGAACATTCTGTACCCTGAGCCAACTTTGGGCCAATGCCCGTAATGAGTACACTCATTTACTTTAATGCTAATGTGCAACATTAACCTCGCAGCACCACCAACAgttctgtgcagttataacttgGTGAGACGCACTGGAAGAACAGTGGATCCCTCTGTATTGGTAATCTCTCGCAAAATCCCATTCCAGCACATGTCCGACTCCTCATATCTCCAGATGTCTGTCGTCTCTGTTGTTGGATTGAAATGTTAGGACTTCTTTATCTGTGTAGTTTTACTGAATTAATATCAATGTCTGGTGTAAATTTCATGTCAATAGCTGCATTGCAAATAGGtttaatgaaagaaaatgttggcgtgtTGAACACTTATTTTCCCTCACTGTATATTAGGCACATGTACGGTGTCTTTGTTACATCACCAGTGTGCACACAGTGAAACTAGAGCAAAATCTAAGTATGAATCTGTTGCATAAGTGTTCAAAATCCATGTTGACCAGAGTGCGTATTAAAGGGGGGGAATGAGTGTGCCCTGTCctctctgtccacacacacgcactcacacacactcattcattgCTGCTGAATTTCTAAGAAACTAAAAAACATGCCGCTGTTGTTTGCTTGGAGCCCGACCCACGGGTCAAAAGCTCAGCCCCTGGAGATCGATGCGCTTTCAACACCACTACCAACCCCCGCACAAAGCCATGAGAAGAACACACTTCCCCAAATCTGGAGGTCTTATGAGAGATCAACTTGCAGCGCCGAGCCAGGATGGCGAGAAAAGAAGCGACGATGGCTGTTATGTATTCTTTTACATGTCTGGTGTTGCTAACGGGTCTCGCCGCAAATGAGTTGCTTCCACCAAAGCCTGAGAAACTCTTCAGCAGGCCTCTGCAAAAGGAACAAGAGGTCAATCAGCACCTCAACACATCAGCCCTAAACACAGCCTTGGCCTTTGAACTTTACCGCGACCTGGCAACCAGAACCGCCGCTGAGCCTGAAGTCCAGCGACAGCCCAACATCTTGTTCTCGCCTCTGGGTTTGGCGTCAGCTCTGGCCCTGCTGTCCCGAGTGTCTGGGTCCGAGAGTCGGCGCCAGGCCCTGGAGGCCCTGGGGCTGGCAGCCAACTCTACAGAGGAGAGCGTTGAGGCCACCATATCAGCTCTTACTGATCTGCAACGTAGCTTCACTGAACAGGGGGGAGGGGGTGGAGGCGGAGTCCAAAGGGCAGAGTCTGAGGCTGGACCTGGAACAGAAGATGAGATTGGTGCCACGCCAGGGGTGGAAACTGGAGGGGCGGATGCTGGAAGCAGAGCTGATGTAGATGATGGGCCAGAGGGTAGGAATGGAACTGAGGATGGGGTTCATCCTGAGGGTCAGCTGAGAGTGTGGAGCAGCCTACATATTGATGGAAAACCCTCACTAGACTATGACAGCTTTTTGTCCAGGCCTCAGCACACTGAACCCTCCACCCTCAACATCAGCTTTGACACGCTGACCAAAGACTTGGAAGCCTCTGACAAACTTGAACTTAACAATTATGTGTATTTCAAAGGTAGCGTCTCCTTGTATGGATGATTAAAAAGTGCAGTTTTTATACATATGTATTGTCAACACAAGTTGCGAAGTATTCATGCACTTTAAAGCTGGGGAAGGCAGTATAATTTTGgtgtcactgggcaaaaattCCGCAATAAACTTTCAGCATATTGAAATTCAAGTGATCTGAGAGAAAAATTggcttctgcacctcctcttggctccgTTTtttaggctttagaaaatctagcctgtgGCGGTAGACTATGGCCAATGGCTGTTGTACAAATCCAGATTCGCGTGCACGTCCCCTCACATAAAGTTCCAGTATTGGCAActactgcctacactgcaaagcaaccaaaaaaggaagacagactttCAAATAGAGagtcaataaacaaaacaaaacagatgtcAGTATTGgggaagtgtttcagagatggaaagATGCTGATAGTTTAGCCATCTGCTAACTGGAACCAAGGCTACTGGCTGCTGCTTCAAGTAAACGTTtctgtagctaacattagctagagcctaaaatcacagtgtgtcttcCACCTCACTCACCGCCGCATGCACGTACCTTTAGATGGTGAAAGTTGGGTTCCGCTACAGACCACTTTGCTgggaggagagcgggcagcagctctaGAGACTGACCCACGGCTGCCGCTTCACAATTATGTtaatgtagctaatgttagcgagagcctcaaatcacagtgttcTCTGCCTTACTCCCCAGCGCTACAAACCACTTCACCAGgtggagagcaggcagcagtacTGACCCCCAGTCAGCGGCAGCAGCAACCTGAATCTTGCTAGTGCAAACCCCAGGTCCGGGGGACCAGACAGCTACGACTGCCGGCccaatcagcaaactttctgttgctgcagttacacAGTTTAGACCATGCACTGCTGCTGGGCACCAACCAACTGTGACACCCAACGCTCGCCAAAGTTGAGCTGCTACAGCCATCTTTTCTGTGCTGGTGCCCGCTCTCCTCCCAGGGAAGCTGTCCACAGCAGCGGGGAGCAAGGTGGAGGAACCATAGgatggctagcagctaattcttgtctcattcgtcttctgataaacagagagagcggggcaaggaggggctgagtgaatgagtgaaatGCAGTTGTACAATTAATGGGAAACACATACATACTTACTGTCTGAGGCGCGTGCATATGCTTGTGGTCacctggtgggaggggcttaggacagagagagcAGACTGCAGGGGACGGTGTGTTCTCTAATTCtactgcgttttttttttttgccttttccagatttctgcctaccccagctttaagagTATGAAAAATCAGACAGAtcactgcaaaagaaaaaacattcacCTTCAAAAACATCTTCAAATGAAAATGAGCTGCAGCTAAATTCGAGCTCATTGTGTCAGTGCAGTACCGCCCACTGCACAGCATACTGAGCACCTGCTTCTTCAtcagtcattgtttttttatgtagaGCAGATGCTCCCTGGTGACAGTTGGTGGTAGTAAATTTACACAGCGGGTGCTTTTTATAGGTGTGCGACCTCTATCTTTGACAATTTATTGTCATATTTCATCCGTAACCTGTTCTCTTTATTAATGACACATAAATCAGGTTGTCAGCCGTTCGAGCGGCGCCACACAGTGCCACGGAGCTTCCAGCTGAATGCCACGACCAGCGTGGAGGTTGCCATGATGTTCAGGGACGACTCCTCTGAGGTGATGATGCTGTATGACACCAACTGCTCAGCCACGGTGGTGCAGCTGGCTTACACAGAGCGGCTGGCCTCACTGCTCCTGCTCCCCAAAGCCGAGTTGCAGCCCCTGGAGGACTGCCTCTCTGCCAGCCGCATGAGCTTCTGGCTCAGCAACCTGAAGCCGGGGTAGGTGGGGACGCCAAATTGTTGAACTGGAATGAGCTGCAAACCATGTCAAGTTATCCTCTCACTCTTGCATGGACTTTTTGTTTCAGAAGCTTGAAGGATGAGTGGAAATGAAAAAATTCACGTGTGAGGCCAGGCAACCCAGTCACctgaataaatgttggcattgtacgtttctgcaaccacacatatgttacatttgtacattattatgtagcagataaactgaaactttacatttcaacaatgctgtggttaatgtgtggttagatttaggcacaaaaaccacctggttatggttaggaaacgatcatgttttggcttaaaatacccacttttagTGGCACAATACCAGCAGTAAACAGGGAAACATTTatgtctttgtaaaaaacagctttttgcaGCACTAtgcaggcagaaaaaaaaagtgatgttgcAATGTTTTGGTAAAGAAAAAGGACCCCTTTCCGTGGCACTATCCTGACATGAAGCCTAAGCGCTgcctttgtaaaaaaaaagaaaaaagcaatgtTTTCGTACAAAAAAGGACGCTTTTCACAGCAGTATTCCGGTGGGAAACGCAGTGACGTCTCGGTTGAAAACAACCGcatttcatggcactatcccaacAGGATACGCAGCAGTTTCTTGGTATAAAACAAGTgcttttttgtggcactatccccagaaatgcagcgatgttttgggggaaaagaaaaaaaacaaaaccttgctttcatggcacaattgacctatggctaagccacgcccccctccactcactcggacaaaatatcaacattcagtgaccggcgctatggcaggtgtcacagtacacggcatttcgcaggaggcaagtGATGATTTATGGGGACATaatgatcagatgtcattgagaagtaaccaaaagggcctaaactacgcattggagggatatattcatcattttattgttgagaagcttgatgaaaagcttaaattacaagccaaaatttacaggtcacagtgtacgcttgtgaaccgcatctggttgccgtcaccatcaaagacaacaagttaaagtgccactgaagttaaggtttttggctcagaatatgagaaaaggataacggcctttttaccatctttaccaagagtgtctctccgttagtttggtgctacagtatttacactgaatcattcagcataacgtttgccaacctttgttatctctgccattacagataagttaatgaagctaagctccagaagttaacgttagcttaactagagccctttggacaacagctaacaatgatgtacgatcaccaaagt
The sequence above is drawn from the Epinephelus moara isolate mb chromosome 12, YSFRI_EMoa_1.0, whole genome shotgun sequence genome and encodes:
- the clmnb gene encoding interaptin, which codes for MCDWSYVTMQDKANTDSQDKPEGEISDRRVQQPQDERTAVRTRAFTRWMNVFLQRRDPPVEVHNLFTDIQDGRILMALLEELSGCKLLYRFRASSHRIFRLNNISKALAFLDDRHVKLLGIDASGIADGLPAVVLNLIWNMILFFQVKEVTGGLQRHLSSSLSSLSMSSYPSSGDLSPQPNDIGSYSCSTLPSKGRKAARKPKYHGKAIKTLLQWVQRCTSKFGVDVHDFGKSWRSGLAFLAMIKSLNPALVDLRESLSREPRENIQLAFTIASHSLDIPPLLEPEDVLGTSPDERSIITYVSMFLTDYSGTDKCHTADLGVLEIPNFGSLDSVSFGKTLADDPEAQALLQGMEKSSEQGLWKRWARRSSGSPRTTLLSASEATSPFNKKTSRSRGILQPPSPLDAGIGSPEIRSWMEKASAEQSYSKPRVDESHFSLSSEEGIYNLSALDSDEEEAYSYILDLNKEVFPPYNQLKRQVPRVEEETEEEMLLNGQQTEELAHLEIFETLNGSESKHQEGSLEQNVDSEVRAQSVLHRAFDRDTDESSSRETANGIAVFDVQPEEDSTEERKDETVVRGQSNDDGNHCEEEKEEEKTENTRLVKCGEREALVDETENTKLLEAASWKTEVEDDTDRGLFEKCGQVSEKKTMDEEDEAENVTIFKEVQDRMLGREKAEEDSVKEEDGQQSVVSSESFKVGVNEKILTDEVVCGARWAGATHAKEQNDGKDDAPEMEDLTCEDEDKDRYSAEVMNSVDSEAVRTEEEKDRELRIKRHKLTEKTATTTDHPNETAQKNDTNGGVNVHDGERWTPAYGATSPSFRAEGFTLHSSAASCDITPSELEMLVVLWILLFCCFILPQLNF
- the LOC126398680 gene encoding uncharacterized protein LOC126398680, whose product is MARKEATMAVMYSFTCLVLLTGLAANELLPPKPEKLFSRPLQKEQEVNQHLNTSALNTALAFELYRDLATRTAAEPEVQRQPNILFSPLGLASALALLSRVSGSESRRQALEALGLAANSTEESVEATISALTDLQRSFTEQGGGGGGGVQRAESEAGPGTEDEIGATPGVETGGADAGSRADVDDGPEGRNGTEDGVHPEGQLRVWSSLHIDGKPSLDYDSFLSRPQHTEPSTLNISFDTLTKDLEASDKLELNNYVYFKGCQPFERRHTVPRSFQLNATTSVEVAMMFRDDSSEVMMLYDTNCSATVVQLAYTERLASLLLLPKAELQPLEDCLSASRMSFWLSNLKPG